Below is a window of Labilithrix sp. DNA.
CAGCGACGTCGCCCAGCGGGTCGTGCCTTTGTCGAGGTACGTGAGCTCGGTCGACCCGCCGCCGACGTCGACGAGGAGCGCGCGGCGATCGGAGAGCCCCCCGCGCCGCGTGACGGCGAGCTGGATGAGGCGCGCCTCTTCGATCCCCTCGATGACCTCGAGCTCGATCCCGGCCTCGCGGCGCGCCCGCTCGACGAGCGTGCTCCCGTTCGAGGCCTCCCGTACCGCGCTCGTCGCGGTGGCGCGGTAGGCGTCGACCTTCGCGTCGTCCATCGATTGGCGGAACTCGCGGAGCGCCGAGCAGGCCTGGCCGATCGACGACATCGCGAGCTTGCCGGTGAGGAAGACCTCGCTCCCGAGCCGCACCGGCGCGCGGAGGCTCACGACCTCGCGCCACGCCATCCCGCTGTCGGGGAGGAGCGAGAGCTGCTCGCGTCCGGGCGCCCCCTGCGCCTCGACGATGCGTAGACGCAGGGCATTCGAGCCGAGGTCGAGCGCAGCAAAGCGCGGCATGGGCCACCTTTTAGCACTCGTCTGCAACCGGTCGCCGCGCTTTTCTTCTGCTACCAATGGAGCATGGCGCGGGCCGAGACCTACGACGGCGCGAAGCTCCGGTTCGTCGGGGCGTGCGCGGCGATCGCGGGCGGGCTCGCGATCGCCGGCTCGCTCGATCGCACGACCGGCGGCGTCATCGTGCTCTGCGGCTGGATCGCGGGCGTCGCGACGCTGCATCGGCTCGGCCGCGCCGGCTCCGACCGCACCTCCGATCGCGCGAAAAAGTCGGTCGCGCCGGCTCCCGAGGCCGAGGCCGAGCCCGAGCCGCCGCGGTCAGACGTTCGAGCGAAGGACGACGACGCCGACGTCGGCGCCTAGGCGCGGCGTGCGGGCGGCGGCCCAGCCGAAGTCGCGCTCTTCGATCTTGATGGCCTTCGACGCCGGGCTCTCCGCGGTGGCGGCGTGGAGGCCGGCCTCGGTCAGCGTCTTCTCGTTCACCGGCGGCACCTTCGGCGCGCCGGGCGCGGTCGCGCAGTAGACGCCGTCCTTGTCGAACATGCAGACGTAGAGGACGGGCATCTTCCCCTTGTCGCCGTTGCGCATGAGCTGGTCCTGGACCTCGCGCTGCGCCGTGACCTGCAGGTGGTACGCGAAGCGGCGGTAGGTCCAGCCCGTGACGAGGAGGCCGTACTTCGAGCCGTCCGCCTTCTTCACCGGCACGGCCGCGACCCAGTCTTTGTCGGGGCCGGCGGGGTGAGGTGTCGTGTCGGGGGGCGGGCCGTTCGTCGCCGCGAAGGCCGCGCTCTCCGTCGCCGGCTTGAGCCCCGGCCACGCGGCGACGAGGTCCTTGCCGTTCATCGTGTCGTGCTCGAAGTCGTTCCGGTACGCGACGCCTTTGTCGTCCGCGTAGGCGAAGAACGTGGACTTCGCGATGCCGAGGTCCGGCACCTGCTGGCGCATCTTGAGGAGCGCGCTCCGCACGGCGGGCAGGTTCGACTTCGGATCGCCCTCCTTGCCGAGCTCCTTCTCGAGGAGGGGGACGATCTTCTTCGCCCCCTCCGGCAGGCCGCGCTCGATCTCGGCGACGTCTTTGTCCGTCATCTCGACGAGCTTTTGGACGTCTTTCGCCGCGTCTTCGGCGCTCTTCTCACCCTGGGACTTGCAGGAGAAGAGCGCCAGCGCGATCGCGACCGTCCGAAGCTTCATCGAGACGGAGGATAGGACAGAACGCGGCGGCGTGGGTTCCCCTCACTCGTCGATGGTGGTCTCGAGCTCGCCCTCTTCGTCGCCGCCGCTCGCGGCGGGCGGGGGCGCGGCGAGGGACGCGAGGATCTCGGCGAGCGGGGTGTCCGAGACGTACGACGCGTAGTTCCAGGGGACGAGGCCGCCGTCGTGGATGCCGACGACCTTGAGCGTGACGTCGTCGATGACGGTCGCGCCGCTCGAGCCCGGGTCGGTGTCGCACTGATGGGAGAGCATGTTCGAGCCCCAGCCGCCGGTCGCGCCGGTCTTCACCACGCAGGTCTGCGACCACTCGAGCGGACGCGAGCGCGGGTGCGAGAAGATCGTGATCGCGGAGTCGAGCGCGGGGCGCGCGGCGTAGTCGACCTCGACCTGGACCGGCGGCGCGACGTCCACCTGGAAGATCGCGTAGTCGATGTCGCGGCTCTGCTGCGCGGCGTAGACGATGGTGCAGTTCGTCGTGAGGTACGCGGGCGAGTCGACGCGGTAGCCCCACGCGACGGTCTTGCCGGCGCAGGAGAAGTTGTTCTTGCGCGTCGACGGCGCGTTGAAGCAGTGACCGGCGCTGAGCACGACGCCGTTGCCGATGTGCGTCGCGGTGCAGCCCATCGAGATGCGCCCGAACGCGTCGATGAGGGGACGGTACTTCGCCGGGATGTTGGCGCCGTTCTCCTTGACGGGGACGAGGTCGTTGGTGCCGATGATCTTCGCCGACTCGACGACCTGCGTGGGCTCCTCGGTGACCTCCGCGCTGCAGCCCGCGACGGCGGTGAGGGAGAGGGCGAAGAGGGCGCTCAGCGACTTGGTCATCGTGTGCATGGCGCTGGACCTTACGGTGGTGGATCATCGCTTCACCCATCACGGAGCCGTCTCAAGACGTGCGCGATGCAGTTTGGTCGGTGATGTGCGCATGCGTGCCCACTCGCCCTCCAAAAACACGGCCAAAACACCGATAAAACGCGTGTAAGTGCAGGTTGCACAGCTGCGCTCGAACGCCTTCACATGCCCACGAAGTCGCGTGCGAAATGTTGGTGGAGCGTGATAGGAATGGTGTCGCGCGTGAAGCTCGACGCGAGCCGAAGTGGCGGAATGGTAGACGCAGCGGATTCAAAATCCGCCGCCGCAAGGCGTGAGGGTTCGAGTCCCTCCTTCGGTACGAAAAACGAGTAGCGTGAAGACGTGGCGATCACGCACCAGGTCTTCGTCGAGCCGAGCGCGATCGCGGTGGGGCTCCCCGAAGAGCAGCTCGTGCTCTGCATCGAGGTCTTCGGTCGCGCGGGCCTACGCGTGCATCGCGCCGATCCCGACGCCGCGTGCGAGCGCCTCACGAAGCTGCTCCCGCAGATCGTCGTCGTCGCGACGGAGCTCGACTTCAGCCTCCGCGAGATGATCGACGACCGCGCGGTCGCGGTCGGCGCCGTCACCGTCGCGCTCCCGGCAAGCGCGGACTTCGCGACGATCGAGGAGATGCTCGACACCGCCGTCGCCACGTCGCGCGAGCTACGCGGAAAGAAGCCACGCTCGGCATAGCAACGCCCCGGCGTCACCACGCGCGTCGTCGTCCCGCGCGCGGCGTCGTCACGCTGCGCTTGATGTCGCCCGCGCGGCGTCGTCCCGCTTCGCTTGATGTCGCCCGCGCGGCGTCCCACGCTCCCCCCTTTGGCATCGCCCCGCTTCGCTTGATGTCGCCCGCCTGGCGTCGCCACGCGCCGCTTATCAACGTCGCCACGCTTGGCGTCGCCTCGTCCGGCGGTGTCAGCCCGGCGTTGCCACGCTTGATGTCGTCCCGCTTCGCTTTATGGCGACGCGGACGTGCACCTCCGTCGCGGACTTCCCGTTGCCACGTTTGATGTCGTCACGCTTCGCTTCATGTCGCCACGCTTACGTCGTTTCGCGTCCACACGCGGTGTCGTCCCGCTCGGTGTCTCACGCGTGGAGTACCTGGCGCGACACGCGACTATATTCGAGGCCAAGCTTCGCGATGGCGTGGAACCGCATCGCGGTGTGCGGGTCGTCGCTTGGCGGCCGATCTTGCTCAGCTGCCGTCGCACGGGACGGCTCATTCGCGGTATCTTCTCCACGCGCGGAGCTCCTCGCTGGGTTTGCTTGGTCGCTACCCAAACCGAGGCTCCGCCCCACGTATTTCCATTCCGCCTACGACTCGTGATCGAGGATCACGCGCGGTGATCTAGAATGCGTCGCCGAAGTCGAGGCCGCCGTCTTTCGCGCCGGACGTGTCGGGGCATTCGTCGTTGCACTGGTTGCCGACGCAGATGCCGAACGTCTGCGCTGTGTCGGCGCCGGGCGAGTTCGCGCAGATGAGCAAGCAGCCGATGTCACCGCTCTCGCAGTCCTCGACGCACTTCTTGTTCGCCTTGCAGGCGGTCTCCTTCTCGCACGCGGCGTATTCTTCGCAGCACTTCGCCTTCACGCATTCATCGCATGCGGGTCTCGGATCGGAGGCGGGGAGGCTCGAGCATTCGACGCTCGCGCCGCTCGAGCTCGACGAGCTGGTCTTCGGCTTCCCGTTGTCGTCGTCGTCATCGTCGCCGCTGCTGCGGTTTCGCTTCGTGCTGCCGTTGCTCTCGTTCGACGAGCTGCAGCCCGCGACGATCGCGAAGAGGACGGACGCGGCGGTGAAGGCGGCGAAGAACGGCTTGAACAAGGGAGAACCTCCGACGTTCAGCGTGCCAGAACGGCGGGGGCGGTGCCAGCGCCCCGACATTCCCCGGCACGACCGAATTCCCCTCCAACGCGATTTCTTTTGCGGGTCGATCTTGAATTGCTCTATTGCTGCGTGAAATGAGCTCTCTCAAAAGCACCATCGAAGGCCTCGCCTCGCAGTTCGCAATGAGCGTCATCGGCGCTCTTCGCAGCGCCTCGCTCGCCGAGGTCATGGAGGTGACGAGCGGTGGCGCGCGTGCGGTCGCTCCGACGAGCTCGCGTGGTGCGAGCGCGCCGGCCCCCGCCGCCGCGCCCGCTCCCGCGCGACGAGGTCCGGGGCGTCCGAAGAAGGTCGCCGCCGCTGCCCCTGCCGCGTCGGCCCCGGCGGCTGCGCCGGCGAAGCGTCGCGGCGTCGTGGGTCGTCCTGGCCGTCTCGGTCGCCGGTCGATGGCGGACATCAGCAAGGTCATCGACGACATCGCGGCGCTCCTCCAGAAGCACCCGGGCGGTCTCCGCGCGGAGGAGATCCGCCGCGAGCTCGGCGTTCAGTCGAAGGAGCTCCCGCGTCCGCTCGCCGACGGCCTCGCCGCCGGTCGCTTCTCGAAGCAGGGCCAGAAGCGCGCGACGACGTACTTCCCGGGCGGCGCAAAGTCGGCCGGTGCCACCAAGCCCTCCGCGAAGCCGTCCGGCCGCGGCCTCCCGAAGAAGCGCGGCAAGTAACGCCCGCCCGCAATCCGCATCAGCAGAAAATAGGTCGCGCCGGCCTCCCGACGATGATCGGGTATCGAAGCCGCTGCGAGGAAGTGCAGCGTACTCGCGCGCCACCCATTGGCGAGCCCAGAGACTCCGCGCATCAGCGAGCCGCGCAATCCGCGCCGAGAAGGACCGTTCCTCGGCTGTGCGGCCGAGGGCCATCCCGTAATCCGCATCAGCGAGCTCCTCGGCTGTGCGGCCGAGGACCATCCGTAATCCCGATCAGCAACCATCGCGTGCCGCACCCCGCCGACCCGGTCCTCAACCCGCATGACGAGCCTTCGCTGCGCTCGAGTGGGCGAGGTCGTGCTCGCCCACGCAATCCGCATCAGCAAGCAACTCGCAATCCGAAATTGGGCAAGCAGGGCGGATGCTCATTGGCGAGCAGCAGAGATGCCCCATAACGCATTTGCGAGCGGAGGTGCAGAGAGTGCTCAACCGCCGAACCGATGCGCGCGCAAGCATCAGATTGCTCGTGGGTGCTCTCGCCCGCGCGCGACCTGGCAGGGAGGGGATGGTGCGCGGCGTCATGCAAGTCCGCATCAGCAGCCGTCCTCGCGCGCCACACGCTCCCGCCGCCCCACCCGCTTCCGCGACCGGCGAGCCGTGGAGGATGCGTGCTCTTCACGCGCCGTCACGGCATGACTGCGGACGGTGATGGCGTCGGCGGGTCGTGGAGGACGCGTGCGTCGTCGCGGTGTTGCCGTGGCGTCGGCGAGCCGTGGAGGATGCGTGCGTCTTCGCGTCCTACGGCTGCGGGCGGGGTGCAGGTCCCTGCGTCGAAGGAAGGCTTGCCAGCTTCTCCGCGGCGCGCTTGGCCGTGCGAGATCCGGTCGTTTTGGGCCAGGTGTCGACGATCTTCTGGTACGTCGTGCGGGCCGATGCGAGGTCGCCTTTTCCTTCTTGGGACTGAGCGAGGTACAGGCGGGCGCGCTGAATGACGAGCAGCGACTCGAAGGTGTTGCAGGTGGTCACGACGCGCGTGAGGGGAGGGATGGCCTCGTCCCAGCGGCCGGCGAGGGCGTAGGCCTTGCCGAGGGCGAAGTCGGCGCCGAGGCCCGCGCTCGTGGAGCCGGCCTCCGGGAGCTCCGCGAGCGCCTCGAGCGCCTCCTCGCGCGTCTCGGCGAACGCGCCGGTGACGCTCAGCCACGTGGTCCACGGCGCGCGCGCGGAGTGGCCTTCGACGACGCGCCGGTCTTCGGCCGCGAGCCACTCGGCGCGCTTGGCGTCGAGCTCCGTCTTCGTCATCTCGCCCGCACGATAGAGAGGCTCGAAGAAATCGATGCTCGGGTCCGGCGCGAACGGGAACGACGGCCACGCCGCCATGCGATCGAGGTAGTCGCGCGCGACCTTGGCCGCCTCCTTCGACTTCTCCGTCTCGCGGAGGACGTTGATGCGAAGGCGCGCCGGGCCGGCGTGATCGATCGAGTCCGCGTCGAACGGCAGCGTCGCCTCGTAGTCGCGCGCGAGCTCCTCCGTCTTCGCGAAGTCGCCGTCGAGCACGGCGAGGAAGGCGCGGTCCCAGAGCTCGTGCCGCTTCTGATCGGCGGCCGGGAGCAGCGCCCAGCGGCGCGAGAGCGTCTCGAGGACGGAGGGGCGCGGCGCGTTGTCGGCGAGGAGCGCGCGCGCGAGCATCGCCGCGGGCTTCGGCGACTTCGGCTCGAGCGTCGCCCAGCGCGCCGCCTCCTCGCGGGCGCGGCTGCACTCGCCGGCGCCGAACAGCAGATCGACGCGCGTCTCGACGCAGATCGACGCGAACGGAGACGTCTTGAGGCAGCGCTCCGTCGCCGCGAGGCCGTCGCCGACGTTGCCGAGGCTCTTCTCCGTGCGCGCGAGCGCGGCGAGCGCGGGAGCGTAGGAGCTGTCGAGCTTCAGCGCCGCCTCGAACTTGCTCTTCGCGCTCTCGTGCTCGCCTCGCTGCTGCAGCGCGCGACCGAGCCAATACTGGAACGCCGGGTCGCGCGGGAACTGGAAGACCGCGGACGTGAGGCGCGTCTCCCACTCCTCGAGATCGGGGAGGCGGCCCTCGGGATGAAGGAAGGGGTGGCTCGCCTCGAGGAGCTTGTTGTCGCGCTCGAGGAGGAGCTGCCGGTGCGCGAACGCGAGCTGGAACGCGGCCTGCGCCCCCGCGCGGTCGTTCACCGACGCTCGCTGGAGCGCGAGCTCGAGGTGCGCGGCGGCGAAGTCGGGATCGAGCTCGATCGCCTTCTCGAGCGTCGCGCGCGCCTTCGTCGCGTCGCCGTCGTGCCAGGCGCGCATCGCGTCCTTGTACGCCGCCTCCGCTTGCGGGTTGTCGGTCAGCGGTCGCGGCGTGACGGTGGGCATCGCCTGGACGCGCGTCGTCTGCACGGGGTCCTTCGGGCGCGTCGCGAGGAACACCGTCGCTCCGAGCGCGCCGAGGAGCATGAGCGGGATCGCGAGCTGCTTCGCGCCGCGCTTCGCCGGCGCCGCGGGGGGCTGTTCGGTGCGTTGCGTGTCGCCCGACGCGGGGTGGACCGACACGGTCGTGGGCACCTTCGTCGTCGCGGCGTACTGCGCCTCGTCGTCGTGCGATTTCGACGGCGCGACGCGGACGCGATCGTTGCCGGTGTTGAGCGTCGCGAACGGCTCGAGCGCGTCGGCCACGTCCGCCATCGACGCGAAGCGGGTGGTGGGATCCTTCGCCAGCGCGCGATGGATCGTCTCCTCGACGAGCGCGGGCACCTCCTTCACCCGCGATTTGATCGGGGGCGCCGGCTCGGTCACGATGTTGGCGACGATGCTGAGCACGTCGCCGCTCTCGTTCCAGGGCCGGGCCCCGGTGACGAGCTCGTAGGCCATCACCCCCCACGCGAACTGATCGCAGCGCGCGTCGACCTCGCCGCCCTTGATCATCTCGGGCGCCATGTAGACGGGCGTGCCGCTGATCGAGCCGCCGCCGGTGACGGTGTCGACCTTGTGCTGCTCCTCCGGCGTCCTGCTCGCCGTGCGCCGCGCGATGCCGAAGTCGAGGACCTTCACGCCGCCGTCCTCGCGCACCATCACGTTCTCGGGCTTGATGTCGCGATGGATGATGCCGCTCCGATGCGCGGCCTCGAGCGCGCGCGCGACGTCGACGAGGAACCGAACGCGTCGCGCGAGGGACAGCTCGTCGTTGCCGACCAGCTGCCGCAGCGACGACCCGACGACGTACTCCATCGCGAGCCAGAGGCGGCCGTCCGACTCGCCGACGTCGTAGATGGCGACGACGTTGGGGTGGCTCAGCGACGCGACCGCGCGCGCCTCGCGCAGCCACCGCGCGGAGAGCTGCGCCTGCTCCTCCGGGCCGCGGTCGGAGTCTCGCTTCAGCGGGCCCTTCGTGCGCGCGGCGTCGGGCGAGACGACGATGATCTTCAGGGCGACGGTGCGCTCGAGCCGAGGATCGAAGGCGCGGTAGACCTGCCCCATCCCTCCTTGCCCCACGAATCCTTTGATTTCGTAGGGCCCGACGCTGTCGCCCGGCTTGAGCAAAGCCAAGACAGAGTACCGGACCCCACGGGCCTATTCCCACCTGCAAAATCGCTGGCATGGCGCGGACGAGCCGTGCTATCCACCTCGGCTCTTTCCCGGAGATTCATCGAATGCCGAGTGATGCCGTTCAGTGCAAGCCGCTCGAGGTCGTCGTCAGCGACCGCGGAATCGAGCGCGCCATCAAGATGCTCAAGCGCAAGCTCGCCTCCGAGGGCGTCCTTCGCGAGCTCAAGATGCGCCGCCACTACATGAAGCCGAGCGTCAAG
It encodes the following:
- a CDS encoding trypsin-like peptidase domain-containing protein, which translates into the protein MHTMTKSLSALFALSLTAVAGCSAEVTEEPTQVVESAKIIGTNDLVPVKENGANIPAKYRPLIDAFGRISMGCTATHIGNGVVLSAGHCFNAPSTRKNNFSCAGKTVAWGYRVDSPAYLTTNCTIVYAAQQSRDIDYAIFQVDVAPPVQVEVDYAARPALDSAITIFSHPRSRPLEWSQTCVVKTGATGGWGSNMLSHQCDTDPGSSGATVIDDVTLKVVGIHDGGLVPWNYASYVSDTPLAEILASLAAPPPAASGGDEEGELETTIDE
- the rpsU gene encoding 30S ribosomal protein S21 is translated as MPSDAVQCKPLEVVVSDRGIERAIKMLKRKLASEGVLRELKMRRHYMKPSVKRRKKQAEAARRRRKRAKLDAAPPKS
- a CDS encoding protein kinase codes for the protein MALLKPGDSVGPYEIKGFVGQGGMGQVYRAFDPRLERTVALKIIVVSPDAARTKGPLKRDSDRGPEEQAQLSARWLREARAVASLSHPNVVAIYDVGESDGRLWLAMEYVVGSSLRQLVGNDELSLARRVRFLVDVARALEAAHRSGIIHRDIKPENVMVREDGGVKVLDFGIARRTASRTPEEQHKVDTVTGGGSISGTPVYMAPEMIKGGEVDARCDQFAWGVMAYELVTGARPWNESGDVLSIVANIVTEPAPPIKSRVKEVPALVEETIHRALAKDPTTRFASMADVADALEPFATLNTGNDRVRVAPSKSHDDEAQYAATTKVPTTVSVHPASGDTQRTEQPPAAPAKRGAKQLAIPLMLLGALGATVFLATRPKDPVQTTRVQAMPTVTPRPLTDNPQAEAAYKDAMRAWHDGDATKARATLEKAIELDPDFAAAHLELALQRASVNDRAGAQAAFQLAFAHRQLLLERDNKLLEASHPFLHPEGRLPDLEEWETRLTSAVFQFPRDPAFQYWLGRALQQRGEHESAKSKFEAALKLDSSYAPALAALARTEKSLGNVGDGLAATERCLKTSPFASICVETRVDLLFGAGECSRAREEAARWATLEPKSPKPAAMLARALLADNAPRPSVLETLSRRWALLPAADQKRHELWDRAFLAVLDGDFAKTEELARDYEATLPFDADSIDHAGPARLRINVLRETEKSKEAAKVARDYLDRMAAWPSFPFAPDPSIDFFEPLYRAGEMTKTELDAKRAEWLAAEDRRVVEGHSARAPWTTWLSVTGAFAETREEALEALAELPEAGSTSAGLGADFALGKAYALAGRWDEAIPPLTRVVTTCNTFESLLVIQRARLYLAQSQEGKGDLASARTTYQKIVDTWPKTTGSRTAKRAAEKLASLPSTQGPAPRPQP